A single Fibrobacter sp. DNA region contains:
- a CDS encoding pectate lyase, whose amino-acid sequence MRKTDDLIDDFSRCSRQMFSAFAIIALFISAADSKTYYVATNGNNSSPGSQTQPFATLQKGIEAAGPGDTVYIRGGVYKIVNLTGSAGVQFNKSGTSEEKRICYFAFPGETPVFDFSNLKIQPDPNYTQGFNVTGAWLHLKGFEVCNVPMNTRSNTGISVGGNAHDNIFELLNIHHIFGSGFFINTTTGGHQIINCDSHDNYDPYSHQGNGENADGFGVHYQKTGKSTIFKGCRAWWNSDDGWDFISQEVPVIVENCFTMGHGYVNYGTERAGNGNGFKIGSSKTGIRHIVKNCAAWKNRASGFYANHSSGGNTWYNNTSYSNGTQYNMWASTWDANGNRTDGVILTGSKRHIMRNNIGFPNKNSYIDGYGVDTKNNTWDLSITPAASDFLSLDDPSMTVTGRSLDSIPGMLGPRKADGSLPDVNFLKLAPGSKMIDKGEDVGIPFTAVAPDLGAFESGIITNVEFSINHSSGTPLKTAHKVYPQISIGNRSRYTGNSMYSISGKKSSVVPAVMPSSGIYIIK is encoded by the coding sequence ATGAGAAAAACAGATGATCTGATAGATGATTTTTCCAGGTGCAGCAGGCAGATGTTCAGTGCATTTGCAATTATTGCACTGTTTATATCTGCAGCGGATTCCAAAACCTATTATGTAGCCACAAACGGCAACAATTCGTCTCCAGGATCACAGACTCAGCCATTTGCCACTCTTCAGAAAGGCATAGAAGCGGCAGGTCCGGGAGATACGGTGTACATTAGAGGCGGAGTTTACAAGATTGTAAATCTCACCGGGTCAGCAGGTGTTCAATTTAACAAAAGCGGAACCTCGGAGGAAAAGCGGATCTGCTACTTCGCTTTTCCAGGAGAAACTCCTGTTTTTGATTTTTCCAACCTGAAGATCCAGCCCGATCCAAATTACACCCAGGGGTTTAATGTTACCGGTGCCTGGCTGCACCTTAAAGGTTTCGAAGTGTGTAATGTCCCAATGAACACCCGCTCCAACACCGGAATAAGTGTGGGCGGCAATGCTCACGACAATATTTTCGAACTCCTTAACATCCACCATATCTTTGGCTCCGGCTTTTTCATTAACACCACCACAGGCGGTCATCAGATCATCAATTGCGATTCTCATGACAATTATGACCCATACTCTCATCAGGGCAATGGTGAAAACGCAGACGGCTTCGGGGTGCACTACCAGAAAACAGGAAAATCAACAATCTTCAAGGGATGCCGCGCGTGGTGGAACTCCGATGATGGATGGGATTTCATCTCACAGGAAGTACCGGTCATAGTTGAGAACTGTTTTACGATGGGACACGGGTATGTCAATTATGGGACCGAAAGAGCAGGAAACGGCAATGGATTCAAAATCGGCAGCAGTAAAACCGGTATCAGACACATTGTCAAAAATTGTGCAGCCTGGAAAAACCGCGCCTCCGGTTTTTATGCCAACCATTCCTCCGGTGGAAATACCTGGTACAACAATACCTCATACAGCAATGGAACGCAGTATAACATGTGGGCCAGTACCTGGGATGCCAATGGAAACAGAACAGATGGTGTTATACTGACAGGATCAAAAAGGCACATCATGAGGAACAATATCGGATTTCCCAATAAGAACAGCTACATTGACGGTTACGGAGTCGATACTAAAAACAACACCTGGGATCTGTCCATCACCCCTGCGGCTTCAGATTTCCTCAGTCTTGATGATCCGAGTATGACAGTGACCGGCCGGAGTCTTGACAGCATTCCGGGAATGCTGGGACCGCGCAAGGCCGACGGCAGCTTGCCTGATGTTAACTTTCTCAAGCTGGCACCGGGAAGCAAAATGATAGACAAAGGTGAAGATGTCGGTATTCCCTTCACTGCTGTGGCACCAGACCTTGGCGCTTTCGAATCCGGTATTATTACAAACGTGGAATTTTCAATAAACCATTCCAGTGGAACACCTTTAAAAACAGCACATAAAGTTTACCCGCAGATCAGTATCGGAAACAGGAGCAGATACACTGGAAACAGCATGTATTCTATTTCAGGAAAGAAATCTTCAGTTGTACCGGCAGTAATGCCATCAAGCGGTATTTACATAATAAAGTAA